A genome region from Microplitis mediator isolate UGA2020A chromosome 4, iyMicMedi2.1, whole genome shotgun sequence includes the following:
- the LOC130666883 gene encoding COP9 signalosome complex subunit 1, which yields MFSFVQQNAVEPMQVDAPPEDNDNTEEEPYIVENPTLDLEVYANSYSGLAKLYRLIYIADHCPSLRIEALKMAITHVMTTYNVSLYQLLHKKLLQALGTPGLPDVAAQSTSQDIPTLNQMWVENKSKKAALKLEKFDTDLKNYRSNSIKESIRRGHDDLGDHYLDCGDLGNALKCYSRARDYCTSGKHVVNMCLNVIKVSVYLQNWTHVLTYVSKAENAPDFPDVHGKDNNQSIITKLKVAAGLAALAMRKYKLAARHFLQASLDHCDCPDLLSPGNVALYGGLCALATFDRPELQKLVIQSSSFKLFLELEPQLRDIIFKFYESKYASCLKLLDEIRDNILLDMYIAPHVGLLYTQIRNRALIQYFSPYLSADMRRMAVAFNRTVAALEDELMQLILDGQIQARIDSHNKILYAKDVDQRSTTFEKSISVGKEYQRRTRMLILRAAILKHQIHVKCPQRESSQGGEMSVAPGNSSAAPRN from the exons ATGTTTTCGTTTGTACAACAAAATGCTGTGGAACCGATGCAAGTTGATGCGCCGCCAGAAGACAATGATAATACTGAAGAAGAGCCTTATATTGTTGAGAATCCAACATTG GATCTTGAGGTCTACGCCAACAGTTACTCGGGACTCGCAAAATTGTACCGGTTGATTTATATCGCCGATCACTGTCCCAGTTTGCGAATCGAGGCACTAAAAATGGCGATAACCCACGTAATGACGACTTACAACGTTTCTTTGTACCAATTACtgcacaaaaaattattacaagctCTCGGAACACCTGGACTGCCAGACGTAGCTGCTCAATCAACGTCCCAAGACATCCCGACACTGAACCAGATGTGGGTCGAAAACAAGTCCAAAAAAGCGGCCCTGAAACTGGAGAAGTTTGACactgatttaaaaaactaccGTAGCAATTCAATAAAAGAGAGTATCAGACGAGGGCATGATGATCTTGGTGATCATTACCTAGACTGTGGAGATCTTGGTAATGCATTGAAATGTTACTCACGTGCGCGTGATTACTGTACCAGTGGTAAACATGTAGTCAACATGTGTCTAAATGTTATTAAAGTTTctgtttatttacaaaattggACCCACGTGTTGACTTACGTGTCGAAGGCCGAAAACGCACCGGATTTTCCAGACGTCCATGGCAAAGACAATAACCAGTCGATAATAACAAAGCTAAAGGTTGCCGCTGGGCTGGCAGCCTTGGCAATGAGAAAGTATAAATTAGCTGCTAGACACTTTTTACAAGCATCACTTGACCACTGTGATTGTCCGGATTTATTATCACCCGGGAACGTTGCGTTGTACGGTGGGCTCTGTGCACTCGCAACATTTGACAGACCCGagttacaaaaattagttaTACAAAGTAGTTCATTTAAGTTATTCTTGGAACTCGAGCCTCAGTTGCgagatattatatttaaattttacgagTCGAAATACGCATCATGTTTAAAACTGTTGGATGAAATACGTGATAATATTTTACTGGATATGTATATAGCACCGCATGTTGGTTTACTGTACACCCAAATTCGTAATCGTGCTTTGATACAGTACTTCAGTCCCTATTTGAGTGCTGATATGAGACGCATGGCTGTTGCATTTAATAGAACAGTTGCGGCTTTGGAAGATGAACTCATGCAACTTATTTTAGATGGACAGATCCAGGCTCGCATTGATTCCCACAACAAG atTTTATATGCCAAAGACGTTGATCAACGGAGTACGACCTTCGAAAAATCTATAAGCGTAGGAAAGGAGTATCAAAGACGAACAAGAATGCTCATACTAAGAGCTGCTATTCTCAAACATCAAATTCACGTCAag tgCCCACAACGTGAAAGTTCTCAAGGTGGGGAAATGTCGGTTGCACCGGGTAACAGCAGTGCGGCACCaagaaattaa
- the LOC130666636 gene encoding cyclin-dependent kinases regulatory subunit-like, with protein sequence MSVDQIQYSEKYCDDKFEYRHVILPSDIAKNVPKSHLMSESEWRNLGVQQSPGWVHYMMHGPEPHVLLFRRARTDTPLNIRNSQPETRATCCN encoded by the exons ATGTCTGTTGATCAGATCCAGTACTCGGAAAAATATTGTGATGACAAATTTGAGTACAG acaTGTTATCTTGCCGTCTGACATTGCTAAAAATGTACCAAAATCTCATTTGATGTCGGAATCTGAGTGGCGTAATCTTGGAGTACAACAGAGTCCGGGTTGGGTTCATTATATGATGCATGGCCCag aaCCGCATGTTTTACTATTTCGTCGAGCAAGAACAGATACGCCATTAAATATCAGAAACTCTCAACCAGAAACCCGAGCTACTTgctgtaattaa
- the LOC130666630 gene encoding 5'-AMP-activated protein kinase catalytic subunit alpha-2, with protein sequence MAERAQTPQAPTVKIGNYILGNTLGVGTFGKVKMGEHVITKHKVAVKILNRQKIKTLDVVGKIRREIENLTLFRHPHIIKLYQVMSTPTDIFMIMEYVSGGELFDYIVKHGKLKEHEARRFFQQIISGVDYCHRHMIVHRDLKPENLLLDHNLHVKIADFGLSNIMTDGEFLRTSCGSPNYAAPEVISGKLYAGPEIDIWSCGVILYALLCGTLPFDDEHVPTLFRKIKSGIFPIPEYLNKSVVNLLCHMMHVDPMKRSTIEDIKKHEWFEKDLPAYLFPSSVEQESSVIDVEAINEVCEKFNVKEEEVYAALLNGDAHDNLAIAYHLIIDNQRIADEAAKTEYKEFYMASSPPPPATTTGSNDSINSPIRPHPERIAPFRERSQSASIPSVTQGKAAAATATKRAKWHLGIRSQSKPNDIMTEVFRTMKNLDFEWKIINAYSVRVRRKNKLTERYSYMSLQLYQVDYRSYLLDFKSVSDENENPNRDPMQPAAVGGHRTMEFFEMCAALITHLAR encoded by the exons ATGGCAGAAAGAGCTCAGACACCACAAGCACCAACAGTTAAAATTGGTAATTATATTCTAGGAAATACACTTGGAGTTGGTACATTTGGTAAAGTTAaaa TGGGAGAACACGTGATAACAAAACACAAAGTggcagtaaaaatattaaaccgtcagaaaataaaaacattagaTGTAGTCGGTAAAATCAGACGTGAAATAGAAAATCTTACGCTGTTCCGTCATCCCcacattattaaattatatcaaGTAATGAGCACACCCACGGATATATTCATGATAATGGAGTATGTGTCAGGTGGTGAACTGTTTGATTACATTGTCAAGCATGGGAAATTAAAGGAACACGAGGCAAGACGTTTCTTTCAGCAAATTATTTCCGGAGTTGATTATTGTCACAGGCATATGATTGTGCACCGGGACTTGAAgcctgaaaatttattactggATCACAATCTGCATGTCAAAATAGCTGATTTCGGTCTGTCAAATATTATGACAGACGGTGAATTTTTGCGCACATCATGCGGCTCGCCAAATTATGCAGCACCTGAAGTGATATCTGGTAAACTCTATGCCGGACCTGAAATAGATATCTGGTCATGCGGAGTCATACTTTACGCGCTACTCTGTGGAACGCTGCCATTCGACGATGAACACGTTCCTAcgttatttagaaaaataaagtcAGGAATTTTTCCAATCCCCGAGTATTTAAACAAAAGTGTTGTGAACCTTCTTTGCCATATGATGCACGTCGACCCGATGAAGCGATCGACTATCGAGGATATAAAAAAACACGAGTGGTTCGAAAAAGATTTGCCAGCTTATCTGTTCCCATCGTCTGTCGAACAAGAGTCATCGGTCATTGATGTCGAGGCTATAAACGAAGtctgtgaaaaatttaatgtcaaaGAAGAAGAAGTCTACGCGGCTTTGCTCAACGGCGATGCTCATGATAATCTCGCGATTgcttatcatttaattatcgaCAATCAACGAATTGCTGATGAAGCTGCCAAGACAGAGTACAAAGAATTTTACATGGCTTCTAGTCCACCACCACCAGCCACCACTACTGGCTCTAATGATTCTATCAATAGTCCAATAAGGCCTCATCCTGAAAGAATTgctc CATTTAGAGAACGTTCTCAATCAGCAAGTATTCCTTCAGTAACTCAGGGTAAAGCTGCTGCAGCAACAGCCACTAAAAGAGCTAAGTGGCACTTGGGTATTCGCTCTCAATCAAAACCTAATGACATAATGACTGAAGTATTTCGTACTATGAAAAATCTTGATTtc gaatggaaaataataaatgcttATAGTGTACGAGTACgacgtaaaaataaattaactgaaCGATACAGTTACATGTCTCTGCAATTATATCAAGTTGATTATCGTAGTTatttattagattttaaatCTGTGTCTGATGAAAACGAAAATCCTAATAgag ATCCAATGCAACCTGCGGCAGTGGGAGGTCATCGAACAATggaatttttcgaaatgtGCGCTGCCCTAATAACACATTTGGCGCGCTAA